From a region of the Synechococcus sp. RS9916 genome:
- a CDS encoding SOS response-associated peptidase: MCGRFSLQCSVDQLPLPLLDVLPADHRRHYSPRALVSPSEPVLALVRDEGVQRAALLLWGLLPSWVKDPTQGPRPINARSETVPQKTSFRGAWRHRRCLIPATAFFEKRHCFRPSHGGVFWLAGLWERWLGADGSEVDTCTVLTTSPNALVEPWHPRMPVLIPEGLEQAWLAPVHGAELQALEALFSPWSPADWIHEGPAPRPGRSDVVQGSLF, encoded by the coding sequence ATGTGTGGGCGTTTTTCACTTCAGTGCTCAGTTGATCAGTTGCCACTGCCTTTGTTGGATGTCCTCCCTGCTGATCACAGGCGCCACTACAGTCCTCGGGCTCTTGTCTCACCATCTGAGCCTGTGCTGGCTTTGGTGCGCGACGAAGGTGTCCAGCGCGCGGCTCTGCTGCTCTGGGGGTTGCTCCCCTCCTGGGTGAAAGATCCAACGCAGGGTCCTCGGCCCATTAATGCCCGCTCTGAAACCGTTCCGCAGAAGACCAGTTTTCGAGGCGCATGGCGCCATCGCCGTTGTTTGATTCCCGCAACGGCATTTTTTGAAAAGCGGCATTGTTTTCGGCCATCCCACGGGGGGGTGTTCTGGCTGGCCGGGTTGTGGGAGCGTTGGCTGGGTGCCGATGGCAGCGAGGTGGACACCTGCACAGTGCTGACCACCTCTCCCAACGCCCTCGTGGAGCCCTGGCATCCGCGCATGCCCGTCTTGATTCCTGAGGGGCTCGAACAGGCTTGGCTTGCCCCTGTTCATGGGGCCGAGCTGCAGGCTCTGGAAGCGTTGTTCTCGCCTTGGTCTCCGGCCGACTGGATCCATGAAGGGCCCGCTCCCCGCCCGGGGCGGTCCGATGTGGTGCAGGGGTCGCTGTTTTGA
- a CDS encoding DUF2256 domain-containing protein, translating into MSSRPRDRPTKVCPVCGRPFQWRKKWKDVWEDVRYCSERCRRQRNRMAREDVSPG; encoded by the coding sequence ATGTCGTCTCGTCCGCGTGACCGCCCCACCAAAGTCTGCCCGGTGTGTGGCCGTCCATTCCAATGGCGCAAAAAGTGGAAGGACGTGTGGGAGGACGTGCGCTACTGCTCTGAGCGGTGTCGCCGTCAGCGCAACCGGATGGCAAGGGAAGACGTCAGCCCGGGGTAA
- a CDS encoding metal ABC transporter ATP-binding protein yields MRIEADRVCVNYNGTVALHDASLTLPAGRICGLVGMNGAGKSTLFKALTGFVRPSRGRIRINGLTVSEAQREQAVAYVPQSEGIDNNFPVSVWDVVMMGRYGAMNLLRIPGQVDRVAVREALSQVDLLELRDRPIGALSGGQRKRAFLARAIAQGASVLLLDEPFNGVDVRTEKLMADLFLQFRDEGRTILISTHDLSHVREFCDLVVLINKTVLAYGETSEVFTPENLSLTFGGVRPDLLTGNSSADRDDRPLG; encoded by the coding sequence ATGCGAATCGAGGCCGACCGTGTCTGTGTGAATTACAACGGCACCGTTGCTCTGCACGATGCCTCCCTCACGCTTCCTGCAGGCCGCATCTGCGGCTTGGTGGGCATGAATGGGGCAGGCAAATCGACGTTGTTCAAAGCCCTCACTGGGTTTGTGCGTCCATCCCGAGGTCGCATCCGCATCAATGGTTTGACGGTCTCAGAGGCTCAGCGGGAGCAGGCGGTGGCCTACGTGCCCCAGAGCGAGGGCATCGATAACAACTTCCCTGTGTCGGTCTGGGACGTGGTGATGATGGGTCGTTACGGGGCGATGAATCTGCTGCGCATTCCTGGCCAAGTTGATCGGGTGGCTGTGCGCGAAGCGTTGTCTCAGGTCGATCTGCTTGAGCTGCGTGATCGTCCGATTGGTGCTCTCTCGGGTGGTCAGCGCAAGCGTGCGTTTCTGGCGCGCGCCATTGCCCAGGGGGCTTCGGTGTTGTTGTTGGACGAACCGTTCAACGGCGTGGATGTGCGCACGGAAAAGCTGATGGCGGATCTGTTCCTGCAGTTCCGTGATGAAGGGCGCACCATCCTGATTTCCACCCACGATCTCAGCCATGTGCGCGAGTTTTGTGACCTGGTGGTGCTCATCAACAAAACAGTGTTGGCGTACGGCGAAACCTCTGAGGTCTTCACCCCCGAGAACCTGTCTCTCACCTTCGGGGGGGTGCGTCCTGATTTGTTGACGGGCAACAGTTCCGCTGATCGGGACGACCGGCCCCTGGGGTGA
- a CDS encoding Crp/Fnr family transcriptional regulator: MDRTCEGTLLVDFQHFPQIPLFEDVDEELVVSWMVHRPQRGVQAGERLIQRDRLAEQAFLLLDGELMVHLDTSPAYDLGSVSPGDCVGEVSTLCGIPATANVSAAADSVVCEVPRDELMAWSRQSHQFALNLISLMGHRLRTSNRLLSDEQHAQEEF; this comes from the coding sequence ATGGACCGAACATGCGAAGGCACCTTGTTGGTTGACTTCCAACACTTCCCGCAGATCCCGCTGTTTGAAGACGTGGATGAAGAGCTGGTGGTGAGCTGGATGGTGCATCGCCCCCAGCGTGGGGTGCAGGCAGGTGAACGATTGATCCAGCGGGATCGGCTTGCAGAGCAGGCGTTCCTGTTGCTGGATGGGGAGTTGATGGTGCATCTCGACACCTCACCCGCTTATGACCTGGGGTCGGTGTCCCCTGGCGATTGCGTGGGAGAGGTCTCGACTCTGTGTGGCATCCCCGCTACGGCCAACGTCAGTGCTGCGGCCGACAGTGTGGTGTGTGAGGTGCCTCGCGATGAACTGATGGCCTGGTCCCGGCAGTCGCACCAGTTTGCGCTCAATCTGATCAGCCTGATGGGGCACCGCTTGCGCACGTCGAACCGATTACTCAGTGATGAACAGCACGCCCAGGAAGAGTTTTAG
- a CDS encoding metal ABC transporter permease: MDWVLEPLRHEFMVRALLISALVGSVCGLLSCYMTLKGWALMGDAVSHAVLPGVVLAYALGLPFSLGAFVFGVGSVATIGFVQQKSRIKEDTVIGLVFTGFFALGLVLVSNVRSNIDLFHILFGNVLGISGSDIQQTLVISAVVMSVLVLFRRDLLMFCFDPTHARSIGINTGFLHYLLLSILSLAAVAGLQTVGIILVVAMLVTPGATAYLLTDRFDRMTLLAVASSVISSVVGVLVSYWTDRSPAGCIVLVQTGLFVLAFLFAPNHGILRRHSFLAR, encoded by the coding sequence ATCGACTGGGTGCTGGAACCACTGCGCCACGAATTCATGGTGCGGGCTCTGCTGATTAGTGCGTTGGTGGGCTCAGTTTGCGGCCTGCTCTCTTGCTACATGACGCTCAAGGGTTGGGCGCTGATGGGCGATGCCGTCTCCCATGCGGTGTTGCCAGGTGTGGTGCTCGCTTACGCCCTCGGTCTCCCTTTTTCTCTGGGGGCGTTTGTGTTTGGCGTGGGCTCGGTCGCGACGATCGGGTTTGTGCAGCAGAAATCGCGCATCAAGGAAGACACGGTGATTGGCCTTGTCTTCACAGGCTTTTTCGCTCTCGGGTTGGTGCTGGTGTCGAATGTGCGCAGCAACATCGACCTCTTTCACATCCTGTTCGGCAATGTGCTCGGCATTTCGGGCAGCGACATCCAGCAAACACTGGTGATCTCTGCTGTGGTGATGAGCGTGCTGGTTCTGTTCCGGCGCGATTTGCTGATGTTTTGCTTTGATCCCACCCACGCCCGCTCGATTGGGATCAACACTGGTTTTCTGCATTATCTCTTGCTCTCGATCCTCTCGCTGGCTGCGGTTGCCGGCTTGCAGACCGTGGGCATCATTCTTGTGGTTGCGATGTTGGTGACTCCGGGAGCCACCGCTTATCTGCTCACCGATCGCTTTGATCGCATGACGCTGTTGGCGGTTGCCAGCAGCGTGATCTCCAGCGTGGTTGGTGTGCTGGTGAGCTACTGGACCGATCGGTCTCCGGCGGGCTGCATCGTCTTGGTGCAGACCGGTTTGTTTGTTCTGGCTTTTCTGTTTGCGCCTAATCACGGCATCTTGCGCCGCCATTCGTTTTTGGCGCGCTGA
- a CDS encoding DUF3721 domain-containing protein, whose translation MSVFPTVVSAARLGVLGVVASVAGFGVSVQAHHVPGDDHTGVILSADPATHSHSSPRGVRAMYPTREEAEAAAPQFGCEGAHQMGEQWMPCASHDQGGQHGK comes from the coding sequence ATGTCTGTGTTCCCGACGGTTGTCTCCGCCGCACGGCTTGGCGTTCTAGGCGTTGTGGCTTCTGTTGCAGGGTTTGGCGTCAGTGTTCAGGCCCACCATGTGCCGGGTGATGACCACACCGGTGTGATCCTGTCTGCCGATCCTGCGACGCACTCCCACTCATCTCCTCGTGGAGTGAGGGCGATGTATCCCACCCGCGAAGAAGCGGAAGCTGCTGCACCCCAGTTCGGCTGTGAAGGGGCTCACCAGATGGGTGAACAGTGGATGCCCTGTGCCTCCCACGATCAAGGCGGGCAGCATGGCAAGTAA
- a CDS encoding c-type cytochrome, with the protein MRALFSVVAALILLISAPVSAFAGDAVNGAKVFSANCAACHAGGGNVVNGEHTLQQDDLKAYLAQYNNGHESAIVAQVTYGLNEMPAFIGTLTENQISDVAAYVEEQASNGWG; encoded by the coding sequence ATGCGTGCCCTGTTCTCTGTTGTCGCTGCTCTGATCCTGCTGATCTCGGCACCTGTTTCTGCATTCGCTGGTGATGCTGTCAACGGTGCCAAGGTTTTTTCCGCCAATTGCGCTGCTTGTCATGCCGGTGGCGGCAATGTGGTGAATGGTGAGCACACCCTCCAGCAAGACGATCTCAAGGCCTATCTCGCCCAATACAACAATGGCCATGAGAGCGCCATCGTGGCCCAGGTGACCTATGGCCTCAATGAGATGCCTGCCTTCATCGGCACGCTCACGGAGAACCAGATTTCGGATGTGGCGGCCTACGTCGAAGAGCAGGCCAGCAACGGTTGGGGCTGA
- a CDS encoding OsmC family protein has protein sequence MTTIDCRYTGDLHCEATHGPSGSQLHTDAPSDHDGLGESFSPTDLLATSLGTCVLTVMGITAKRRQWDVRGATARVEKRMTQSGPRKIEKLRLHVHLPEHCTAEQRRLLMRMANECPVKRNLEQALTIELIWA, from the coding sequence ATGACCACGATCGACTGCCGCTACACAGGCGATCTGCACTGCGAAGCGACCCACGGCCCCTCGGGCAGTCAGTTGCACACCGATGCCCCCTCAGACCACGACGGTTTGGGTGAAAGCTTCTCCCCCACTGATTTGCTGGCGACATCGCTGGGCACTTGCGTGCTCACGGTGATGGGCATCACCGCAAAGCGCAGGCAATGGGACGTGCGCGGTGCCACGGCCCGGGTTGAGAAACGCATGACCCAATCGGGCCCCCGAAAAATCGAGAAGCTTCGCCTGCATGTTCACCTGCCCGAGCACTGCACAGCAGAGCAACGCCGCCTGCTGATGCGCATGGCAAACGAGTGCCCGGTAAAACGCAACCTGGAACAGGCACTGACGATTGAACTGATCTGGGCCTGA
- a CDS encoding DMT family transporter, with amino-acid sequence MGVLALFILLRGSDSSLLKWLQIQGSAAAGAGQPISFCNVFFFSSLVTGLVILFWDRRGTMRRLPSLNPTDRRLLVTHSFTGFFLAPMAYYLALEQLSVVQQTLLFSLTVPCTALVARFVLKESLPRLFPLSCGLITLGLLLSARAGAMADSPGMALDGRGVAWACVGIAAFAWSGVNARLLSQKSIGVGLSIGVSSLMAALAFAVIAIVLFGPSHFIALSRWWVLGVIGGYACLVTLGSQWSLMQAYACLGVVTVTVWATLTLVVSLVVAHGLLAEPLSPMAIGAAALIVLAVLVQHWSPMRRPAPEAVSR; translated from the coding sequence ATGGGGGTTCTGGCACTGTTCATCCTGCTGAGGGGCAGTGACAGCTCTTTGCTCAAATGGCTGCAGATTCAGGGGTCCGCGGCTGCCGGTGCTGGGCAACCCATCAGTTTCTGCAACGTGTTCTTCTTCTCCAGCTTGGTCACCGGTTTGGTGATCTTGTTCTGGGATCGCCGCGGCACGATGCGCCGCTTGCCGTCTCTGAACCCGACGGACCGGCGCCTGTTGGTGACCCACTCCTTCACCGGCTTCTTCCTGGCGCCCATGGCCTACTACTTGGCCCTTGAACAGCTCAGCGTTGTGCAGCAAACGTTGCTGTTCAGTCTCACCGTGCCCTGCACAGCCTTGGTCGCCCGGTTTGTGCTGAAGGAATCCTTGCCTCGGTTGTTCCCGCTCAGCTGTGGTTTGATCACGCTCGGTTTGCTGCTGTCTGCGCGAGCTGGGGCAATGGCAGACAGCCCGGGCATGGCCCTGGATGGCCGCGGGGTGGCCTGGGCGTGTGTGGGGATTGCTGCCTTTGCCTGGAGTGGGGTGAATGCACGGCTGCTCAGCCAGAAGTCGATTGGCGTTGGCCTCAGCATTGGTGTGAGCAGCCTGATGGCAGCACTGGCCTTCGCGGTGATCGCCATCGTGCTGTTCGGCCCCAGTCACTTCATCGCGTTAAGCCGCTGGTGGGTGTTGGGGGTCATCGGTGGGTATGCGTGTCTTGTCACCCTTGGAAGTCAGTGGAGCTTGATGCAGGCTTATGCCTGTCTTGGTGTGGTGACGGTCACGGTGTGGGCGACGCTCACCCTGGTGGTGTCTCTGGTGGTGGCCCATGGGCTGCTGGCGGAGCCCTTAAGCCCGATGGCCATCGGGGCTGCGGCCCTGATCGTGCTGGCGGTCTTGGTGCAGCATTGGTCTCCGATGAGGCGTCCAGCACCTGAAGCAGTTAGTCGTTGA
- a CDS encoding VanW family protein — protein MNSLRQRIRQQMRPLRIHQLRWKRRWQDWHQGVVFAHQQSTDPLPMGLVRHQSLLLRRLGDTDPQLQHNKVVNLQLATPHLHGLLIPPGATLSIWRRIGRTSARKGYLPGVQLSQGKVTVGVGGGLCQLANLIHWMGLHSPLQLTERHHHSFDPFPDEGRVLPFGSGASLFYNYVDLRFRNPTNQTLQLMVWLNDTHLCGELRAESIPPFSYQVIEKDHHFEQDGEVHYRCNSLWQRQVDRNSGETIDERLLMRNRSRVMYPIND, from the coding sequence ATGAACAGCTTGCGTCAGCGGATCCGGCAACAGATGCGGCCCCTTCGGATCCATCAACTGCGCTGGAAACGTCGTTGGCAGGATTGGCATCAAGGGGTGGTCTTTGCGCACCAACAGAGCACTGACCCCCTGCCGATGGGATTGGTGCGTCACCAATCGCTGCTGTTGCGCCGGCTGGGGGACACCGATCCCCAGCTCCAGCACAACAAGGTGGTCAACCTGCAACTGGCCACCCCCCACCTGCATGGCCTGCTGATTCCTCCTGGTGCCACCCTCTCGATCTGGCGACGGATCGGTCGCACATCAGCCCGCAAGGGCTACCTCCCAGGAGTGCAGCTCTCCCAAGGCAAGGTGACGGTGGGAGTTGGCGGTGGTCTGTGCCAACTAGCGAATTTGATCCATTGGATGGGGCTGCACAGTCCCCTCCAACTGACGGAGCGGCACCATCACAGCTTCGATCCCTTCCCCGATGAAGGCCGGGTGTTGCCCTTCGGCAGTGGTGCCAGCCTCTTTTACAACTACGTGGATCTGCGGTTTCGTAACCCCACTAATCAGACCCTGCAACTGATGGTGTGGCTCAACGACACCCATCTCTGCGGAGAACTGCGGGCGGAATCCATCCCCCCCTTCAGCTACCAAGTGATCGAGAAGGACCATCATTTCGAGCAGGACGGAGAGGTCCACTACCGCTGCAACAGCCTCTGGCAGCGCCAAGTGGATCGAAACAGCGGCGAAACCATCGATGAGCGACTGCTGATGCGCAACAGGTCGCGCGTCATGTATCCAATCAACGACTAA
- a CDS encoding 16S rRNA (uracil(1498)-N(3))-methyltransferase, translating to MNLVLLREGDAWLSDNVVTLTDHRADHILRHLGASVGDAVRVGQLGGKVGVGRLEAIDQGHVTLSVQLEADPPPRHHFDIVLALPRPKMLRRILRTVAEFGVENLHLINSARVEKSYWQTPLLSAAKVDDALMAGMERSSDTVAPRVHLHKRFRPFVEDQLVDLCAGRSCWIADMDAPMALAAQPINRAVVMIGPEGGFVPFEIALAQKALAKRVHLGVRTFSVDTALTTVLAQVLPGAA from the coding sequence ATGAACCTGGTGCTGCTGCGGGAGGGTGACGCCTGGTTGTCGGACAACGTGGTGACCCTCACCGATCATCGTGCCGATCACATCCTTCGTCACCTGGGGGCGAGTGTGGGTGATGCCGTGAGGGTGGGACAGCTGGGCGGCAAGGTGGGTGTTGGGCGCCTTGAAGCCATTGACCAAGGGCATGTGACCCTGTCGGTGCAACTCGAGGCTGATCCCCCCCCGCGCCATCACTTCGACATTGTCTTGGCTTTGCCCAGGCCGAAGATGCTGCGTCGCATCTTGCGCACCGTGGCGGAGTTTGGCGTGGAGAACTTGCACCTGATCAACAGTGCTCGCGTGGAGAAGAGTTATTGGCAGACTCCGCTGCTGAGTGCTGCCAAGGTTGATGACGCGCTGATGGCGGGGATGGAGCGCTCCAGCGACACGGTGGCGCCCAGGGTCCATCTGCACAAACGCTTCCGCCCCTTTGTGGAGGATCAACTCGTGGATCTGTGTGCGGGGAGGTCCTGTTGGATCGCTGATATGGATGCCCCAATGGCCCTGGCGGCTCAACCAATCAATCGGGCGGTGGTGATGATCGGGCCGGAAGGGGGATTCGTTCCCTTTGAGATTGCCTTGGCGCAAAAGGCTTTGGCCAAGCGGGTGCACTTAGGTGTGCGTACTTTTTCCGTCGACACGGCACTGACCACGGTGCTGGCCCAAGTGCTTCCCGGTGCTGCCTAG